The genomic DNA taaaaaaaaaaaaaatatatatatatatatatatatatatatatatatatatatatatatatatatatatatatatatatatatttgctggTACTTTCAGACCGCAGTGCTGCACTATGTATgatctttaatttattttgacgTCACAATCTTGGTTCAGGCTCTCTGGTACAGTTGTTTATATCGGTTTAGATTGTAGAATGGGCTGAGACTAGACGCTACTGTAAAAACTACTGAAATACTGGCCACTGAAATACTGGCCCGCTGTAGGGTGTCCggtaagaacttgaaccagagatTTTCAGGAAGATTTATTCATGACTtgaacatgaagttaactatgaagtgttacatgtgaagttggatgtggttgttctgggctacacacacatcacttcaACAAGTCCAAACGGGAAAGAAAAGATAGAGAAAAGTCTGTTTTACAGCTGCTGCGGTCTGTGCCCTTCTCCTGTCTGAGTGAGAGTGATTGGCAGGAGATCAAAGCGATGACTCTCGTCACTGATTGCTCGATCatctcaggagagagagacagcaagtGTTACTATGGCCTTTTTTACAGCTACACCTCTGGCAAAGTTCATTTTTGATGGTGAATTTTATCTTgacatttttaatcaattttgCCTCTCCGTATCTTGCTAGATGTGCAAATAAGCAATATGCTATCAACCTTAAATACTTAACAccgacatattatcaccttgtTTCTTTTGAAAGGTACCAAAACTATCTCTTATTGTAGGTTTAAGTGAGACTATGTAATGTAAGAATATATAAAACAATCTCCCACTTACAAATGTAAACTTGAATTCATAAGCACTTAAACACACTCTTGCTCAATTTAATACACTCAAGGGTTTTGTTGCTACAGCTGGTGGCAGAAACAGGCTGTCTGAGGGGCAGGGGCAAAGACTTCTAGCATGTAGGGCAGCCTATCGCACTGCATCATGTTTTCTCCATTTACAGGCACCCAAGAGggcacttcattttctgcactgTCTCATGATTTATCCACCATAGGGGCATATAAGAGGACAATTTTGCTGTGGTCGCCCCCCCACCCTTTACTATCATCTGGGATGTTAGATGCTTACTTGGTAGCTTTTTTCCTCCTTCTTTTACATCTCTTCCTTACATTCTCACCCTGTACATTGTCAGCACACAATCACCATAGCGTTCACATTATGACCACTGCAGCTCCTGTTCAGAAAAGGTGACACAGCCTTACTTTAAATAACTTTGCACAGTTTTCTTCCCAGTTTGTGTCCCAAACAGATCACTATTCTCTGCATGTAACTCACTCAAGGTCTCAAGTCTACTGTGATGCTACATTTAGTTCCTTCCTGGAGATTTGAGGGTGTGTTCTGTGTACTTAAAACATAGTTTTTAACTTGCTTATGGGATTTTCtactagatatatatatatatgtatatttccctacaatgttttgtttttattacttcTATCACTATTAAAAGGGATGGTGCTTTGGAGGTTACCTTCATATTGGGGTGACTAGGAGGTCAAACGTCTGACTACAGTATTCATCGTTATATAAATATGCTATGACATATTCCATATAGAAATCTTACATAAGTTATCTGGGACAGAAGCCGGAAAGATTTCTCTGAACTTGAACTGATCCGTTAGGATTTGATAGGAGATAATAACACAACACATTTCCTTACAGCTTTTCCTAAGCCTGGGAATCACATGGCCATGAGCATCATGATCACTGAAGGCAAGACATAGTGTGCTGAGAGAAATTGTAATGTTCTTTTGTTCCTCTAAACACCATTGAACAGCTGCAGCCTTTGCATGCGTCAAGATGACCAACCATATTGATACAGATTGAAAACGAAGACAGGATTATTTGAGATTGAGATATGAGTTTTATATCCATGTCCCGTATGGCAGATCTCACGCAGCTGCACCAATCTAAACTGACTGAAATAGATGGCCCTACCAGGAGTTTTTGGTATTGTGCAGGTCAGGAGTATCCATGTAAAATGAGATTAAGAACCGTTGCATTGCATCCTTTTTCACTTGGCTTGAATACCTTTGGAGCAGATGTGGCTCCAGAGTGCAACACTGTAAGGCCTAAACTCTTGGTAGACACAGCCTTCATTTGTATTTCAGTGACAACTTCCGCTTAAAGCTGCTAAGAGTAGAATTTGCCACTATACAGATAGCACCCAAGGATTAGTCTTCATAATCTGGTGTTCACTGATCCTCGAAATCATACTGTCTGGGTGCGCTGAAATCAGCTTACAGTGACAGTAGATGGTGCGTGAGTGGTTTTATAATTGGGGTTGCGTGCCATGCAAGCTTTATGTACAGTAGCAACAAATGAGGAAAAGTGTTGCTTCCAATCTGCACAGAAGCTGTCACTTACTGTTGTAGCAACATGCTGCGTGCCATTCTCttgcacacactgacacacaatcGTACAAATCTGCAGTGCTAAGAGCAAACCTTTCCTTCTGCCGCACATCACCAAACAGATGCCTGGTTTATGAACTGTGCATCTCTGGTAACCTCTGCGACTACagagtttacacacacacacctctaatcCACGAAAATGCTTTGTGAATGGGACATGCATGCTGTTGCaaggacagaaaacacagacagaaacttGTTTCCTGCCGACAGGGCTTTATATGGATAGCATTAAGCATCCAGACAGGATCTAAATCAAACTACTGTCCCTTTTATACAGTCTTAAAGTATATTAGAAGTTGATTACAAAGACACTTGGGCAATCATCGGGTGCAAAATACCAGATGGTGATGACACGGGATGAGAGGACTGAACTATAGTGCCCTATCAAGTTAAAATATATCGAAATGTTCGTCATTGAAAACAGAGTCAATCTCGGTTGAGTTGATGCGAGCGACGTCCATTCCTCAGAACATTAATCCTCATTATTCAGAGGGAATTTTCTTGGAAAACACTTGAAAGGTATAATCCATGAAGgattttaaatgtatatgtCAAATAAACTGTGGTTAACAAGTCATCAGTGTAAAGACCGATTAGCCTTGTGAACATTTCTTAAATCAGCATCAGAAGTACcattataatttattaatgaGAAAACTCTTGGCATTTCATCTTTAGCTATAGACAAAGCAAACACATAAAAGAGTCCTATTCAAACAGCGTCTTCAACTAAGTCTGATGCAGCAGACACACATTTTTtaggacaaacaaacaaaaagaaaaaaagaataataagtCTAATCATTCTGCATGTCAGAGGTAATATCAAATATAAAAAGAGAAATAGAGGATTTGATATTGCGAGGACAGTCTGGATTACTGGAGCCGTTTCTCATAAATaacatgttaaagtgctcatgttatgctttttggctttttcccttaccTTTATtctgttatatatcttttttgtgcacgttataggtttacaaagtgaaaaagcaactttttttttttttaaaccatgtaaacctattctggtacaacctctaaatacaattatgaccgtgaagatgagcataatatgagcactttaatgaaaATGAGTAGCAATGTGTTCTTATTAGGaattgtgctgtgctgtgctatGCTATcctccccccctttttttctgttcattttgtAGCATGGATATGCCACACATGACTCCAGAAAAGACACAATCAAGCAAGCACATGCAGTAGACTGTCTGGGTTTGGCTCCTTTACAAAAACAGGGGAAATGTTAATGTATCCCTATGTCAGAACGGGAATGTCAGATCACTACTCCTCTCTTTGTGGTGGAATAGAGGCGTCGTCTACGCCGAGCTGGAAACTGCCAGTTTCTTCAAGTGGTCCATGAAGACCTGCAGGCTGACGTCGTCAGTCAGGATCGGGGCCCCCGTCTCCTGCAGATGCACAGGAAGCAAATGGAGACAAAAATGGTAGTTGAGTGACTTACCCACTTAGCGGACAGATCTTTTCATGACGTAACTCTGATCCCATGATCACTTTAGTAAAGCAACGGGATTATCGCCAAGATTATTTCCCGAAAGGCCTTGTTCTCTTGATTATCTCATTCGTAGAATGTCTTCATTGCATTCAGTGTTTGTAAACTGCAGGTTATGGTTTAGCTCTTCCTTAACTTCATAAACAAGAGATCACTGTTGAATTTCATCTTTCATTTTTCCACTCATAAAATCAGAGTTTAGCAAATCCAAGACCTGCGTTTTCTGACAGTTTGAAATGTTTCCTGAGTTGTCAGCAGCACAGATTGTTTTTCACCCAGGGGTTTTACAGTCTTGACTTGGACGTAAGAAGGGAATAAGACATTTCTTTCATGAATTGTTTTATACTGATATGTGGCTATGGAAGCTACAGGAGGTTGTAAATAACCTCACTGTGCCAGCATAAGGAGGAAGACCAATGAGTGAAAATCTTTAGTCTGCTGAAAATGTTGTGGACCTCTAAAAGCAATCTATTCTCAAGTATAAGGAGTAACAAAATAGTAAGTTGTAGCTTATAATACAGTACCTGTCCCCAGGCGTAGAGGTTGTTGTGGGTCTGCGAGGGGTTGACCTTGGAGAGCAGGAAGCGAGCCTGTGAGCCTCCGTGCTCCGTGTCGATGTAGCGCGGCATGGGGAAGCGCGTCTGTAGGATCTCCTGAGCGTCATCCAGTGGAGCCAGCAGCAGCTGTTTGAAGTTCTCGTACTCTGCCATTTCCTGGTAGCCTGCCTTCCGCCACTGGGCTATGGTCTGGAAATGAAGAGGAAAATGACACACACTTATTTTTTAGAATTGCTTTGGCAATGGAAAGCCCCGCTGAATTGAGATCAGCCGTTTGtctgtgaaagagagagagagagagagagagaaagagagggggagagagagagagagagggagagagagagagagaaagagagggggagagagagagagagagagagagagagagagagagagagagagagctgggcaacaatcagctgtttcccGCAAAGGGATATTCAACGAGACACAATGTGATACGACTTCTGAGTCAGCTCCTAAGATCGAATCGCGGCCACCACTACATATTGGCAGTcctttcacaaacttgtccatgctttgcCAGCAGTGCAGCAGTACCATGCGTTATTTAGCGTCTgcgttaaatataaataattaggAATGAATCCCAGTTATTCATATTTGAATTCATCAAATGTTGCCCTGCTGGAGATCTAAGTAAATAACTGTCTCACCTCTCCATGGTAGATAACCAGCTGGAAGAAAGTGTCCATCAGCAGGATTCGATCTGGCAGGATACTGCTGCTGTCCAGGAGAACGGGCTGGGAAGAACCATCACATCCACAACAGTTAGGAACAACTCAAGCACCAAACACATCACATGACTGACAGACATTTCTTATGAAGACATCCTGAAGCGTCTAGGAAAGGCCTGATGCTCCTCCAACACTGATAATGACAACGGCGTAGAGGGTGTGAGGCTGACCTCTGGTGGTCCATGGAAGGAGTATGAGTAGAGGATAGGCTGGATCATGATCAGGGACTGGGTCAGGTCCTGTCTGACAAAGTGGTGTCTGTAATAGGACGACTCATCGGGGCTGTTGTTGAACACCTGCAGGAACGGCGACCGCCGCAGGTGGAACATAAACTGcaggtgcagaaaaaaaatgggTTAATGTTACAAGTAGAATTGATGTCGAACTGAATCAGATCTATAAAAATTAGAACATTTTTTTACAGATtcaaatgtaagtatttttttACTCAGAGGAAGTTTTACCTGTGGGTAGAGGGACAGAGACTCTGACAGTTTGAAGGATGTAGGATCATCTTTGTTGAACTGGCCGAACTTCTGACACTGAGACCGGAGGAGACAAAACATTGTTCAGAACATTGAAGATAAACCTTAAGGtgctacacaccaaccagacggccgaccgtcggcagaaaaggcagtcggactgatcggtcgggtccccgaggtccaaaaaaaatgcctcaaaacacactgaggcgacgccgacttgagcgtacgctctgcgcgtgcgcgaaacttcatacgtctccatagcttctctgtattgtttcccagaaaatgaaaaccggcagctgattggacgaacgcgtcacatgggtcttttttctccgaaaattcacagccagactgccatggcggcttgttcagaatatgatctcatattgtactacaatagttcaccgaaacgtgtttctgaaaacattttaagcgagaaataggccgtgcagttgctgaatctgtcttcgtttcagatcgacaaaggtcagtttaaaagattttcgtcagatgttgagcggctcatccgctcgccatttccgggcgagtcccgactgccctgtctccgactgaacatgtcgggtcagcccaaatgaaggccgacggcacggaacacaccgaacagactcgagtcaccgacctcgccagacggtccgacggctgattatcggctctgtgtgtcagcgcccttaCATAACTGGGCACATCATACGTGagcaatcacagcatgactttATATTGCACAATCCTAACAATGCCAACTATGCATTGTTGTCATCACAAAGCGCAGGtagggaggagtgtgtgtggggggagcgTCGCTCACCAGGCGGATGAGCTGCCTGTCCAGCCATCGCAGGACATCCGGCCCCTCCTCCGACTCGGCTCTGAAGACTCCCAGGCGAGCCATGAGCACGGCGGACGCTTCCTGGTCGAAGGACGACTCAATGTGCTGGATTTGGGACTGTGCGTCTGCCCAGCTTCGGTgggggacagagagaaagaggaaaaagagaagggagggaggaaggacaaCAGGAGAGCTGCAGGTGAGCGTGGGTGTGGTGTGGTGTGAAtgacgcacatgcacacaggtCTCTGTAGGCGTCGCCACAAATTGCAGGAATGAAAacaccctcttttttttttttttttttaagtgaggCTTAATATTGACTCTAGCCATCACTTTCCTTTCTTGACAAAATGCCAGGGTCATTATATCACTAACTAACACGTGTAGGTGCATAAAGTGAATGTTCACTTGACAGTCTTTTCTGCAAAACAACCCAACTTGTTGCAGTTTTAAGGTCTTACTTCCTGGCGATGGTAGTGACCCGTATCCTCCTCTGTGTGTTGGAGTGCTGGTACTGGGTTACAAACTGGATCACACCTCGGCCACCCTGGGGGACTGGCGCAttgtgctgcacacacacacacacacacacacacacacacaaaacagtacAGAGACAGTCAGACCACTATTGTCAATCACTTCTTTCTTTGCATGAGCCTTTACAAATGGCCTTCAACTACAAggacaacaaacaacacaacaagcCATTGTTTAAAGAGTTTCACTAAACAAAGCCTTCAGCACATCAAAATGATTCACTTGTTTGATGTGATTAGCGACTGCACTTCATCAGCCTTTTAGTAACGGCAGGGTCAGCTTGTGTTCTTTTACCTGATTCACCACTTCAAAATAAAGGGCCAAAGTGGTGGAGGGGTTGATACCGCAGACTTTCCACTGGCTCGTGCCACCGATACCCATCTCctacacaaagacagagaacGCATTGTGATGAATGCCAGTAAACGACAGCCTTTGGAATACAATTCAATTGTGTGAAGGAAGGAATGTGAATctgggtggggggagggggggcgaCTCACATTCTCTGAAACGCAGGAACCCTTGGCGTTGAGTGAAACACACGGTCCAATGGTCCCGCAAACCTTCACTTCCCGTGATGTCtatggagacagaaagaaacttACTAAGTATGCAAGTACAAATCCATTCCGTGCTCTGGAAACTATGATCACAAAGTTTCAAGTAATTGATCTGCGATCAGCGCTTCCCATTCAAGCAAACAATGACATTTATTATGGCTCCAATCAATGACTAAGTCACTTCTTTACCTTGACCTCAAGGACGCCGCCGAAGGCCATGCGGAAGTCCCCGTTGTAGTCTTTGCTGAAGACTCTCTGGAAGGTCTGCTTGAACAGGGAAGTGTTGAAGGAGTCTCCCATCACAATGTGCCCCCTGATAATAAATTACAACAAACCAGTTAGAATCTAAAGTATTCCTAAAAGGGGTGTGTATGAGTAAAGAATCACACATCCCTAATAGCTTGGCTAATATAATCCCACACCCTCAAACAATTGAAACAGTAAGTGCTGACGTACCCGGTGAGATTAGACAAGCACTTCATCTCCAGCAGTCCCGTCTGGTCCAGGGCACAGGCGTAGATATCGATACAGTGGCCATTTACTGCTGAGCGGTTGGCCATGGCTTCATAGTActgtgtgataaaaaaaaaaaacggacatTAAACAATGACTTAATGTCAGCGAACATGCCCTAAGCACGTTGTGTACTaaatagggctgtgtattggcaagaatctggcggtACGAtgcgtatcacgatacatgggtcacgattcaatatattgcaatatatttcaatactgtgcgtaaggcgatatattggatatttttttttaagtataattttagaaaaactatacttatacacacacacacacacacacacacacacacacgatgtgcataaaagtcaaagaagtttactttaacaattcagtacacagaaaatcaaactgccagtttgggactgtggttcacaggttcttagtgagcacaTTTtgatatgctaaagtaggccaaagttcagccatagctacattggtagcttctagcaaaaagtcaggcactgctaggcactgttaggcgaggaaactagtggtgtgtctcagcatagccatctagtggtagggttttttttttaaacagtattgcaaaataaaatattgcgatactaaaGTGcatcgattttttcttacacccctagtacTAAATGTACTTGACTTTTATTTGGAGGAGATTTTTATAACAAAGGAGCTCATAACTCATTTACAAGTCCGGTTGCAAATGCCAGGATCTGCGGAGAGTTCATGCATTTGCTCACCTTGGTGGCTTTCTTCAAATGGCGAGCGTTGTCTTTCTGGATGTCGTGCCAGGAGCGGATGGGGGTTTTCAGCTCGTCTCCCACCACCATGCCTGGGCCCTGGGTGGGGGGCCCTCCGATGAACAGCATCACACGAGCCCCTGTGTTGGGGAATGTACCCTGAagacaaagagaggaggaaTTTGGGTTTCAGTTAAGTGTAAGTGTCATTATACAGTAGTACCTCTGCTCAAGCTACAACACCACAAGCTTGTTATTTGACTATATCACTTAGTAGTTAAAACAGACTAAACGATACAGTGTGCACccatttatataatttatattgaTATCCTGGTTGCATTTCAGGACTGCTCATTATCTGCAGCATGATGTGCAAAATCCCTGTTTTTGGGCTGTAAATGTGGCTAATGAGCACTAATAGTTCTAGAGAAGTAATAATAGTTCTCAAATTTGCCATTCAAAGAGCAATGTTAGGGGAAATTCAGATAATATACATTATCAGTATAGGTAGGTAGCTTTTACATCAGCAAATAAAACTTCGCTCTAAAATAGGTCCCAATTGTTTTATCAAGTCTTGAAATAATTTGTCTATTCTAAAGCAGagatccaggataactgaatgTATGTATAACAAGTCTGACAGAGCTTTTAGGGAATCAGTTTCAGCAAAAGGGCAGACCTCACAGCCAACACTTACAAACAAAGTCCATAGTCCAGGAGTCTGGGAAAGCCAGACACTGAGGCATTTGGAAAGATGCCACATAGTCACAAAGCCACTGCAATTAgcttttgatgatgatgatgatgaagttcTACGGGACGGTGATTCATTCATACAGGGACAAAGTGTACTCATTCACAGAGAACAATCAAATGAATAAACCAACAGTTAGTGGacttttttaagttttacttTACATGTTAAAGACCCATTTATCAAGTCAAACGCCTCTTGAGAAAACATGGAATCTTGTCACTGAAAAAGCCAAATTCATTCTAAACGGGCCTCTTCTATCGGGAGAAGGGGAGTACAGGGGTGGGGATCTATCCGTTGCATCGGTTATATAACCACGCAGATTAGCGGTAGGAGAAGAGAGGATAATGATGGTGGAGGGACAAGACAGAAGGTAAACAAGGAATTAGCCTTTGAACTGACAGAGCTGTTTGTAGTACATGTACTGTCCCTGCAGAAGATAATCATCAATGTGTGCATTTCTGAACAGTTACACGTGGCATAATAGTCTTGATGAGGCTAAAGTTCAGGTTACTGTGAAGCGCCTCaataccttttaaaaaaaaaacgtcatcaTCGTATCATTAAGACACAATTTCAGAAGGTACAATGATCGTAGATCATAGGCCGTGTGAAATGGGGAACCCCAAATAAGCTACTAAAAGCTTTTTGGAGGGGGCCCGATAACAAACATACAACAGagaatatacagacacacatatacatgacTGCTAATTCATTTGTATCCAGAGCATAAGCATACACCCAGGTATGGCTTTAACTTGTGTTAAACCACACGTGTCAGGTACAGCATACTCTCATaatagtctggctttatttctTTCCACTTAATGTACAATATTATCTGTGTTCCTgcatgcgtatgtgtgtgtgtgtgtgtgtgtgtgtgtgtgtgtgtgtattgtaccTCCAGCAGACCAACAGCAACAGACAGTGCAACACCAGTGGAGCGGAGGGGCCGTTTACCCTGAGGGACCGGCCACGGGTCTCTCTGAAGCTCACCCAGCAAGTCAGTCAAGTTCATATCGACTCTGTGCACGGGCTGAAGGAACCTGGttatgaacacaaacacacctcagTCAAGAAAGGCTGactgtgtacttttttttttttaacatttgaaaacaGCTACCATTAGCTGTCAAACAGGGAAGTGTTAATGCTCCTCCGCACCTGCAAGAGGCTGCAGCATCCTGAGGTGCCAGTGGGCGACCCTGTTGTCCTGATGCGGCTGCCTTTGTTAAACCCAGCATCTCCTGAaacgcacacaaaaaaacattattacgGTTGGCTTTCATATGGTTACAGGTTTAATGTCCTCATGCGTCTTGTTTTTTTGGTGATTGGGAAGGACTGTAAGTCTTTCCACACCAGCGTTCTCTTCCAAAACTGAAACTAATTTCTCAGTTTCCCCGTGCCTTTGCCCCCACCCACCTGGATCTGTTTGGAGGAGAGGTCCTTGGTGCCCCTGAATACGTAGCTCTTGGCGATCCCCTCACAGCTGAGCTCGTGAACCTGAACCATGCGTCCGAATGTGATGAGGCCCACCAGGGCGTTGGGCGGCAGCAGACTAAGGGACATCTGCAGGGACTCCTTAAGGGCCTGGAGGTCCTCTTCTTCCAAACACGTGTCCACCACATAAAGGAAGATCAAAGGGGGCGTGGGTCCACGCTGTAAAGAGGTGGGAGAGGTTACACTCAGATGAAATCAGAAGCTTTGACTTTTACACACAATATCACATACACTAGGGAGCTGGCACTGGTAACTTGTATcttgatttgtttatttttcttgtctgcaaagtgaaaatgctaagccacaaagaaacaaagaagaagAGACCGAATTAATGTTTAATGTCTGGTTTGTTGAATATATGTTTCTAAAACACTTACACTAGCAGAGACGTTTTGTGCGATTTTATCAGCAGCTCAGATTATTTTAGAAAACCATATGCATTATTGATGAGGCCAAACTTGTTAGCCACAGTAGTAGTCAGGCCCTTTCTGGTTACAAATCAAAGGATGTTTCTGTATAATttcaatacaaatatttattatagCCTACCGTATGACTTGCCATATCAAAACACTACATAATTATGACAAACCTCTTTTACTAATGTGCCAAATTAGGTGCAACTAATTAGTATTGACCCCAATAGCTAAGTACAGGacccttttttttatatatatatatatataaacttttaACGATGGAAAATGATCCCCAAATCTGTAACAACATTGCTCAGACGTGTCAGAGTTGCAGGACGACACTGAACACATTGATCAGACCCACaactgaaaaacaataaataagaaCTCTCCTCCAAGAGAGACCACTATCGGAAATTGTGAGTATTCACCTTTGCACAGTACACCTGGAGTACATACAATCTGCATGCATAGGGCTGAGTGCAGACATGCATGTAGTATTTACCTGTACTATGTACTCAATGGTAGAAAACTGTGGCATGAGTTCAGCTGGCTGGTTCACTTCTGATATGCCTGCATAAGAGGGAGGGAactgcagagacacagagagacaaagacagaaccaGATTAACCACCTTAATAAAAGGAATGTAGCTAGTCCACATTAAGTTATCCTGTATTATATGTGCTATGGCAACCATTAATATCAAACTAAAGTATGCTGTGTACTTACTGGGTTTCTCTGAAAGCAGAAGTTGCACGCCCATATTTTTGCTCTGAAGTCAACTTGACTGTAAAGGAACAATTTAGGGTTAATTGTGGGGCGCTTAAGGTGTATTTGCAATACCACGCCTAGTACTTGTAACACATCAGCAAATGCTGATGTGTTACAAGTACTAGGCGTGGTATTGCACAACACATGTAAAAAAGGAAGGCTAAAATTATACCATAAGCCAAATAAAGGCTGATAATAATATTCAAATCCTTGTTTTTTTGGTGCTTTGCAGCTGAAACAAGCGTTTCACAGCAGTTCACATCTGTGAGCAGATGCATTGTTTTCTATTTAACTCACCATAGCGGGTTCAGCACTGCCTTGCAGTTGGCCCGGCTGCACAGGACTGGTTCGTACTGGACCGGTGGCAGGTCAGGCCTCTCCTTGAGTGGTGTGAAGAGGCAGGAGACTGGGACCACTAGCCTGGTGGCTTCCAGGCGGCTTGAGGGCCAGAGATTCCAGCTGAATCTCACCCCATCCCGGTCCTCGTTCTGTTGGATGAACTCCTGGTAGGTCGCCATCACTGAGCTTCAGCAGAGAAAGAGCCCAATAGAGCACAGTG from Sander vitreus isolate 19-12246 chromosome 2, sanVit1, whole genome shotgun sequence includes the following:
- the sec23b gene encoding protein transport protein Sec23B → MATYQEFIQQNEDRDGVRFSWNLWPSSRLEATRLVVPVSCLFTPLKERPDLPPVQYEPVLCSRANCKAVLNPLCQVDFRAKIWACNFCFQRNPFPPSYAGISEVNQPAELMPQFSTIEYIVQRGPTPPLIFLYVVDTCLEEEDLQALKESLQMSLSLLPPNALVGLITFGRMVQVHELSCEGIAKSYVFRGTKDLSSKQIQEMLGLTKAAASGQQGRPLAPQDAAASCRFLQPVHRVDMNLTDLLGELQRDPWPVPQGKRPLRSTGVALSVAVGLLEGTFPNTGARVMLFIGGPPTQGPGMVVGDELKTPIRSWHDIQKDNARHLKKATKYYEAMANRSAVNGHCIDIYACALDQTGLLEMKCLSNLTGGHIVMGDSFNTSLFKQTFQRVFSKDYNGDFRMAFGGVLEVKTSREVKVCGTIGPCVSLNAKGSCVSENEMGIGGTSQWKVCGINPSTTLALYFEVVNQHNAPVPQGGRGVIQFVTQYQHSNTQRRIRVTTIARNWADAQSQIQHIESSFDQEASAVLMARLGVFRAESEEGPDVLRWLDRQLIRLCQKFGQFNKDDPTSFKLSESLSLYPQFMFHLRRSPFLQVFNNSPDESSYYRHHFVRQDLTQSLIMIQPILYSYSFHGPPEPVLLDSSSILPDRILLMDTFFQLVIYHGETIAQWRKAGYQEMAEYENFKQLLLAPLDDAQEILQTRFPMPRYIDTEHGGSQARFLLSKVNPSQTHNNLYAWGQETGAPILTDDVSLQVFMDHLKKLAVSSSA